A genome region from Pseudanabaena sp. Chao 1811 includes the following:
- a CDS encoding M16 family metallopeptidase, with the protein MSLAVSQRISDRLVLSNGIVVLVTENPTADIIAARCFFAGGERVETPAKSGLTHLASSLLTRGTERYSSLEIAEQVESIGASLGTEASSDYFVLSLKTITSDFHDMLLLGSEILRSPSFPSSELDLERRLTIQSIRSQQERPFTIAYDRLQHLMYGDHPYGFSSLGTEASVSTITREDLVDFHHQHLRPDQMVVSIAGKISSAQAIALVEEAFGDWQSPQSTVITTPAPNFQPLLVTHQQDTQQAIVMIGYPAPSVHSPDYAAIKIISTYLGNGLSSRLFVELREKRGLAYEVSAFYPTRLETSQFVAYMGTASHNTGTALAGLRHECERLAHTPLTTEELSTCKSKLLGQYALGKQTNSQIAQVYGWYEVMGLGLEFDRKFVESIEAVTESDVQNVAQKYFTTPAISVVGSSDALKLVHSHE; encoded by the coding sequence TTGTCACTAGCAGTCTCACAACGAATTAGCGATCGCTTGGTGCTATCTAATGGCATCGTCGTCTTAGTCACCGAAAATCCGACTGCTGACATCATTGCAGCGCGTTGCTTTTTTGCAGGTGGTGAGCGTGTGGAAACTCCAGCAAAATCTGGACTTACTCATTTAGCATCCTCACTACTGACACGCGGGACAGAGCGCTATTCTTCCTTAGAAATTGCGGAGCAAGTCGAATCAATCGGCGCTTCGTTAGGGACTGAAGCTTCCAGCGATTATTTTGTACTGTCATTGAAAACCATCACTTCAGATTTTCATGACATGTTGCTCTTAGGCTCGGAAATTTTGCGATCGCCAAGTTTTCCCAGCAGTGAACTTGATCTCGAAAGACGCTTGACGATTCAATCAATCCGATCGCAGCAGGAGCGCCCCTTTACGATTGCCTACGATCGCTTACAACATTTGATGTATGGCGATCATCCCTATGGGTTTTCCAGCTTAGGTACTGAGGCGAGTGTCAGTACCATTACCCGTGAAGATTTAGTTGATTTTCACCACCAGCATCTACGCCCTGATCAAATGGTAGTAAGTATTGCGGGTAAGATTTCCTCTGCACAGGCGATCGCCCTTGTCGAAGAAGCCTTTGGTGATTGGCAATCCCCTCAATCTACTGTAATTACTACCCCTGCCCCCAATTTTCAGCCCCTATTAGTCACCCATCAACAGGACACACAACAGGCGATCGTGATGATCGGCTATCCTGCGCCATCGGTACATTCCCCCGACTATGCCGCCATCAAAATTATTTCCACCTATTTAGGGAATGGTTTATCGAGTCGTCTCTTTGTGGAATTACGTGAAAAGCGTGGACTTGCCTACGAAGTTTCCGCTTTTTATCCCACCCGTTTAGAAACCTCGCAATTTGTCGCCTATATGGGCACGGCCTCTCACAATACAGGCACGGCTCTCGCAGGTTTGCGCCATGAATGCGAACGCTTAGCCCATACTCCGCTTACTACTGAAGAACTAAGCACTTGCAAAAGCAAGTTACTCGGACAATATGCCCTTGGTAAGCAAACTAATAGCCAAATCGCTCAAGTTTACGGTTGGTACGAAGTGATGGGCTTAGGTTTAGAATTCGATCGCAAATTTGTCGAATCGATCGAGGCAGTAACCGAATCTGATGTCCAAAATGTGGCGCAAAAGTATTTTACGACTCCTGCAATTTCGGTAGTTGGCTCTAGTGATGCTTTAAAACTGGTTCACTCTCATGAATAA
- a CDS encoding undecaprenyldiphospho-muramoylpentapeptide beta-N-acetylglucosaminyltransferase: MGATNHTDNQPNLQSLKKPKIVLTGGGTGGHVSPNLALIPALEADGWEIFYIGSSNGIEKQLVAEVGLPYYGISSGKLRRYFSWQNFIDPFKVIKGIFDAFWAIAKIKPQVVFSKGGFVTVPVIFASWLQRIPVIIHESDFSSGLANRLSLPFATKVCVTFPETAKKLAKYGSKVKHTGLPIRPDIRNGNADRGRSFCGIYGDLPVLFVVGGSTGSAKINQAVRSVLDTLTQKYQVVHACGKGNLDPNLKDHPRYCQFEYLGTELADVLALADLVVSRSGANAVFEFLTLRKPNLLIPLSKLSSRGDQILNAKSFQARGYSAVLFEEDLTSESLLTAIADLDARRDEYIQNMNQSEDANAIAQIVELVKAFSEK, translated from the coding sequence GTGGGCGCAACTAATCACACCGACAACCAACCGAATTTACAATCCTTAAAGAAACCTAAAATTGTATTAACAGGTGGTGGTACTGGTGGTCACGTTAGCCCCAATCTTGCTTTAATTCCTGCGCTCGAAGCTGATGGTTGGGAGATTTTTTATATCGGCTCTAGCAATGGCATTGAGAAGCAACTTGTTGCAGAAGTGGGACTTCCCTACTACGGCATCTCTTCAGGGAAATTGCGCCGTTATTTTTCTTGGCAGAACTTCATCGATCCTTTCAAAGTGATTAAAGGCATATTTGATGCTTTTTGGGCGATCGCGAAAATTAAGCCCCAAGTTGTCTTTTCTAAAGGCGGCTTTGTGACGGTTCCTGTGATCTTTGCGAGTTGGTTACAACGGATTCCTGTAATTATCCATGAATCGGATTTTTCTTCAGGTTTAGCCAATCGCCTCTCACTTCCCTTTGCCACTAAGGTCTGTGTTACTTTCCCTGAAACCGCTAAGAAATTGGCGAAATATGGCTCTAAAGTGAAGCATACAGGATTGCCCATTCGTCCTGATATACGGAATGGCAATGCCGATAGAGGGAGATCTTTTTGTGGTATTTACGGAGACTTGCCAGTTCTATTTGTAGTAGGCGGTAGTACAGGCTCTGCCAAAATCAATCAGGCAGTGCGATCGGTTTTAGATACACTCACTCAAAAGTATCAGGTGGTTCATGCCTGCGGTAAGGGCAATCTTGATCCCAATCTCAAAGATCATCCGCGCTATTGTCAATTTGAATATTTAGGAACGGAACTGGCGGATGTGTTAGCACTGGCGGATTTAGTAGTATCCAGATCGGGCGCTAATGCCGTATTTGAGTTTCTGACTCTACGCAAGCCGAATTTGTTAATTCCTCTATCAAAATTATCCAGTCGGGGTGATCAGATTCTGAATGCGAAGTCTTTCCAAGCGCGTGGCTATAGTGCTGTTCTCTTTGAAGAAGATTTAACTAGTGAGAGTTTATTAACAGCGATCGCTGATTTAGATGCTCGTCGTGATGAATATATTCAAAATATGAACCAAAGCGAAGATGCCAATGCGATCGCCCAAATTGTAGAACTAGTTAAAGCTTTTTCCGAAAAATAA
- a CDS encoding NUDIX hydrolase — protein MDQEIALPNSETGMRLVAIAILQYQDKFLMQLRDDIPTIVHPGVWTMFGGHLDIGESPDIGICRELNEEIGYIPKQISLFRSYIGDQVQRYVFYGVLDVGLDQLELNEGWDMDLLSPEQIADGSHYSGRALQNRPLAPSHQQILLDFLASSESRINML, from the coding sequence ATGGATCAGGAGATAGCTTTACCCAATTCTGAAACAGGAATGCGTTTAGTAGCGATCGCCATATTGCAATATCAAGATAAATTTTTGATGCAGCTACGTGATGATATTCCCACCATCGTTCATCCAGGGGTTTGGACAATGTTTGGGGGACATCTAGATATAGGAGAAAGTCCAGATATAGGAATCTGTCGTGAGTTAAATGAAGAAATTGGATATATACCCAAGCAAATCAGCCTTTTTCGGAGCTATATAGGCGATCAGGTACAACGCTATGTTTTTTACGGTGTTTTAGATGTAGGGCTAGATCAACTTGAGCTGAATGAAGGCTGGGATATGGACTTACTGTCGCCTGAACAAATTGCGGACGGCTCCCACTACTCTGGTCGAGCCTTACAGAATCGCCCCCTTGCACCTAGTCATCAACAGATCTTGTTAGATTTTCTAGCATCTTCAGAGAGCCGTATTAATATGTTGTAA
- a CDS encoding chloride channel protein, whose amino-acid sequence MSLLQKWLNPKRLAIAEACLIGLIAGLAAVVLKLGIGWLGGWRVHIAQEIPAWIALPLIGLTGGFLSGFLIEKFATEASGSGIPQVKAALGYIPIVLNFRVALVKLASTILALGAGLALGRQGPTVQIGAAIAGQVSQWIPNSPEYQRQLIAAGAAAGLAAGFNAPIAGVLFVIEELLHDVSSLTLGTAILASFIGGVVSRILTGQGLSQVIPQVQFSAQEIPFLLLLGILVGWFAALFNNSVINLTKWNRKTFRMGLSWRIAIAGCVSGIVISMLPIDFRDSSGLQLFLAMGQSDWQITAGAFVVRFILTLVACSAETPGGLFVPSLILGAALGSLVGNLEHSFLGIGTLATYSLSGMGAFFGAVAKVPITAFVIVFEITMDFNIILPLMITSVVAYLCSEKYAPHSLYTRLLELKGIYLQTEIVTEGLWNGMRAADVMQRQVETLPEQMSIDEAMQFFGRSRHRGFPVVANDELVGIITQMDLVKVQERKLSRDIEISQIMTTKPITVSPEESLSQVLYLLSYYKLSRLPVIDRHKLVGIITRSDILRAQAKRLRGVSPKTTKPSYLVYQRRGTATGKGRLLLPLSNPQTAPYLIEIGLAIAVARNYELECLHIITLASHLSLSETPVDLNPSLELLQTATVAAKLKQVSLHTQVRVAHDISQAILEVAGDRNNDLLVIGWHGKSVSPQRILGDIVDAVVQQANCDVMLVKFSDRLQKFNPFKQEFKKPNISFNRWLIPIAGSSNTENALLLLPALINLAPYPEIYLCQVFSPNDKDYEFSQMEKYAESLYKSLRFSVGQIAVCAKSTADAIVDLANQQRSDVIMLGASHENFFQQMLHGNIPEAIARNSDRTIIIFRKKL is encoded by the coding sequence GTGTCTTTATTACAAAAATGGTTGAATCCGAAACGGTTAGCCATTGCCGAAGCCTGTTTAATTGGTTTAATTGCAGGCTTAGCGGCGGTAGTTTTAAAACTGGGCATTGGCTGGTTAGGCGGTTGGCGTGTTCATATTGCCCAAGAAATACCCGCATGGATCGCGTTACCTTTAATTGGACTAACTGGCGGATTTCTATCAGGATTCTTAATTGAGAAGTTTGCTACAGAAGCTTCAGGTAGTGGCATTCCCCAAGTTAAGGCAGCCCTCGGGTATATTCCCATTGTTCTTAATTTTCGTGTAGCACTTGTCAAACTGGCTAGCACGATTTTGGCACTGGGTGCGGGGTTAGCACTTGGTCGGCAGGGCCCGACAGTCCAGATTGGAGCAGCGATCGCAGGACAGGTGAGCCAATGGATTCCCAATTCGCCCGAATATCAAAGGCAATTAATCGCCGCAGGAGCCGCCGCAGGACTCGCCGCAGGGTTTAATGCGCCGATCGCAGGGGTGCTATTTGTGATCGAAGAATTGCTGCATGATGTTTCTAGCTTGACCTTAGGCACAGCGATTCTTGCCTCGTTTATTGGTGGTGTGGTTTCGCGAATCTTGACAGGACAGGGTTTGAGCCAAGTCATTCCTCAGGTGCAATTCTCGGCTCAAGAAATTCCATTTTTATTACTGCTGGGCATACTAGTTGGCTGGTTTGCGGCGCTATTTAATAACAGCGTGATTAATTTAACCAAATGGAATCGCAAAACCTTTCGGATGGGATTGTCGTGGCGAATTGCGATCGCAGGTTGTGTATCAGGAATCGTGATCTCAATGTTGCCCATTGACTTTCGTGACAGTTCTGGCTTACAGCTATTTTTAGCGATGGGTCAATCGGACTGGCAAATTACGGCAGGAGCCTTTGTAGTGCGCTTTATCTTGACGCTGGTTGCCTGTAGCGCGGAGACTCCAGGGGGCTTATTTGTACCGAGTTTGATTTTGGGGGCAGCACTAGGTTCATTGGTGGGAAATTTAGAGCATTCTTTCTTGGGCATCGGAACTCTCGCGACCTATTCACTTTCGGGAATGGGAGCATTTTTTGGGGCAGTGGCAAAGGTTCCCATCACAGCCTTTGTGATTGTATTTGAGATCACGATGGATTTTAATATCATCTTGCCCTTGATGATTACCAGCGTGGTTGCCTATCTCTGCTCAGAAAAATATGCGCCTCACTCTCTGTATACAAGATTATTAGAGCTAAAGGGCATTTATCTGCAAACGGAAATTGTGACCGAAGGATTATGGAATGGAATGCGAGCGGCGGATGTTATGCAGAGGCAAGTGGAGACATTACCTGAGCAGATGAGCATCGATGAAGCGATGCAGTTTTTTGGGCGATCGCGCCATCGTGGTTTTCCTGTCGTTGCCAATGATGAATTAGTAGGCATCATCACCCAAATGGATTTGGTGAAAGTGCAGGAGAGAAAGCTATCGCGAGATATAGAGATTTCTCAAATCATGACTACCAAACCGATCACCGTCAGTCCGGAGGAAAGTCTATCTCAGGTTCTCTATTTGCTTTCCTATTACAAGTTGTCCCGTTTACCAGTGATCGATCGCCATAAACTAGTTGGGATTATTACCCGTAGCGATATTCTCCGTGCTCAAGCTAAACGCTTACGGGGAGTCAGTCCTAAAACTACCAAACCCTCCTATCTGGTTTATCAGAGACGGGGTACTGCCACAGGCAAAGGACGACTGCTATTACCCTTGAGTAATCCCCAGACAGCACCCTACTTAATTGAAATTGGCTTAGCGATCGCGGTCGCTCGTAACTACGAATTAGAATGTCTGCATATTATTACCCTCGCATCCCATCTATCCCTATCGGAAACCCCTGTCGATTTAAATCCTAGTTTAGAACTTTTGCAAACGGCAACTGTGGCAGCGAAATTGAAACAGGTTTCTCTACATACACAGGTGCGAGTTGCCCATGATATCAGCCAAGCCATTTTAGAAGTCGCTGGTGATCGCAACAATGATCTATTGGTAATTGGTTGGCATGGCAAGTCCGTATCACCACAGCGAATCCTCGGCGATATCGTAGATGCGGTAGTACAACAGGCAAATTGTGATGTGATGCTAGTGAAATTTAGCGATCGCCTCCAAAAATTTAATCCCTTTAAACAGGAATTTAAGAAGCCAAATATTTCCTTCAATCGTTGGTTAATTCCTATTGCTGGTAGTTCCAATACTGAAAATGCATTATTACTACTTCCTGCATTAATTAATCTTGCACCCTATCCCGAAATTTATCTCTGTCAAGTCTTTTCTCCTAACGATAAAGATTATGAATTTAGTCAAATGGAAAAATATGCAGAATCCTTATATAAATCTTTGCGTTTCTCCGTAGGACAAATTGCTGTTTGTGCCAAATCAACCGCCGATGCGATCGTCGATCTCGCCAATCAGCAACGCAGCGATGTGATTATGCTTGGTGCAAGCCATGAAAACTTTTTCCAACAGATGCTTCATGGCAATATTCCTGAAGCGATCGCTCGCAATAGTGACAGGACAATTATTATTTTTCGGAAAAAGCTTTAA
- a CDS encoding (2Fe-2S) ferredoxin domain-containing protein yields the protein MNQPNCVDVNPEIEVEIINQEIIVDLDVIKQQLAIRAANLAIPQIEKHLFLCADQTKPLCCQKELGLQAWDYLKRRLKELDLEIKIFRTKANCLRVCDRGPILLVYPDGVWYHSATPEVLERVLQEHIINGKVVADYAFVDASVRSIE from the coding sequence ATGAATCAACCAAATTGCGTAGACGTTAATCCTGAAATTGAAGTTGAAATAATAAATCAGGAGATTATTGTAGATTTAGATGTTATCAAACAGCAACTGGCGATCCGTGCGGCTAATTTAGCAATTCCTCAAATCGAAAAGCATTTATTTCTCTGTGCAGACCAAACTAAACCCCTCTGCTGTCAAAAAGAACTAGGGTTGCAAGCATGGGACTATCTCAAACGTCGGCTTAAAGAACTTGACCTAGAAATTAAAATCTTTCGGACTAAAGCTAATTGTTTGCGAGTATGTGATCGCGGTCCTATTTTATTAGTTTATCCCGACGGTGTTTGGTATCATTCCGCAACCCCAGAGGTACTAGAACGAGTACTTCAAGAACATATTATTAATGGTAAAGTTGTTGCGGACTATGCCTTTGTTGATGCTTCAGTAAGATCAATAGAATAG
- a CDS encoding sensor histidine kinase, with amino-acid sequence MKRLVRRWIDHPFNSLHLRLLFAYLSVMSAVLGIIILFVYQYFANNLYDKIDRQLRNLADAAAHSLPTLKANPHHYQTPRMLDNDGDLDIQWQDIQQHQQTVEWFDANGELLAQSGKKIPKLPLIKTSVVAQVQKLEHSQNSLDNPVYKDYDNLRFLTIPVYLASYINDQKSPQKRLIGYVRVSESGEEIEEELERLLWALGWGGLLAVFLSSMGGWWLVKQTLQPVEQNYEQMRQFTADASHELRSPLTVIKTSVDVIRSHPERIHSADVQKMNAIAQAIEQMSHLVEDLLFMARFDNTEVSDLHSHNLLFSPSELIEDLLEILEPQIQAKKITLQTNIHEPQLEQANIYGDPQQIRRLLMNLLENAIAYTPQSGEIKVVLLADKEFLEIKIADTGIGIAHDDLAHVFERFWRADRARTKRSGGSGLGLSIAQAIAKRHGTVINVSSEIGLGSSFSVKFPSR; translated from the coding sequence GTGAAACGATTAGTCCGACGATGGATTGATCACCCATTTAATTCTTTACATTTACGTTTGTTATTTGCATATTTAAGTGTAATGAGTGCGGTATTAGGAATCATCATCCTTTTTGTTTATCAATATTTTGCTAATAATCTCTACGATAAGATTGATCGTCAACTCAGAAATTTAGCTGATGCTGCTGCTCATAGTTTACCTACATTAAAAGCAAATCCTCATCATTATCAGACACCTCGTATGCTTGATAATGATGGTGATTTAGATATTCAGTGGCAGGATATTCAGCAACATCAACAAACTGTGGAATGGTTTGATGCAAATGGTGAATTATTAGCTCAATCAGGCAAAAAAATTCCTAAATTACCCCTAATAAAGACTAGTGTTGTTGCTCAGGTGCAGAAATTAGAGCATAGCCAGAATAGTCTAGATAATCCAGTTTATAAAGACTATGACAATCTAAGATTTCTAACTATTCCTGTATATTTAGCAAGTTATATTAATGATCAAAAGTCACCACAAAAGAGGCTGATTGGATATGTACGAGTGAGCGAATCTGGGGAGGAAATAGAAGAAGAACTAGAAAGATTATTATGGGCTTTAGGTTGGGGGGGATTGCTGGCTGTCTTTTTGAGCAGTATGGGGGGGTGGTGGCTAGTGAAGCAAACCTTGCAACCAGTTGAACAGAATTATGAACAAATGCGCCAGTTTACGGCTGATGCTTCCCATGAATTGCGAAGTCCCCTAACTGTAATTAAAACATCTGTGGATGTGATTCGTAGTCATCCTGAACGTATTCATAGTGCTGATGTCCAAAAAATGAATGCGATCGCTCAGGCTATAGAGCAGATGAGTCATTTGGTTGAAGATTTATTATTTATGGCAAGGTTTGATAATACTGAAGTTAGCGATCTCCATAGTCATAACTTATTATTCTCTCCTAGCGAGTTAATCGAAGATTTATTGGAAATACTAGAACCGCAAATTCAGGCAAAAAAGATCACATTACAGACCAATATCCATGAACCGCAGCTAGAGCAAGCTAATATTTATGGAGATCCTCAACAAATTCGTCGCCTGTTAATGAACTTGCTCGAAAATGCGATCGCCTACACTCCGCAATCGGGAGAAATTAAAGTAGTGTTGCTAGCAGATAAAGAGTTTTTGGAAATAAAGATCGCCGATACAGGTATAGGAATTGCCCATGATGATCTAGCCCATGTATTTGAAAGATTTTGGAGGGCAGATCGAGCGCGTACTAAACGATCAGGCGGATCAGGACTAGGGCTATCCATCGCTCAAGCGATTGCTAAAAGACATGGCACAGTCATCAATGTGAGTAGTGAAATTGGTTTGGGCAGTAGCTTTAGTGTGAAATTTCCCTCTAGATAA
- a CDS encoding thylakoid membrane photosystem I accumulation factor codes for MRNWLKKYFNLGLCIAIASCISLSILLGTVFGNAQPAQARLTDDTYDGNIFALYGGNGSIVPPRISLAQSLQLGRPAMVVFYVDDSADCKRFSPILNLAQGFYGKSLSLIAIPVDGLDLEKESYTPTEEAYYYKGTVPQTVLIDGDGKVSFDREGIFGFEELDTAIRDLLNLPDAPPELKFRKTDKVINELNP; via the coding sequence ATGAGAAATTGGCTGAAAAAATATTTTAATTTAGGACTTTGTATAGCGATCGCTAGTTGTATCAGCCTCAGCATATTGTTAGGAACAGTATTTGGTAATGCCCAACCTGCCCAAGCAAGACTCACCGATGATACCTATGACGGCAATATATTTGCTCTCTATGGTGGTAATGGCTCGATTGTGCCACCTCGAATCAGTCTAGCTCAGTCACTTCAGCTAGGTCGCCCCGCAATGGTAGTTTTTTATGTGGATGATAGTGCTGACTGCAAGAGATTTTCACCAATCCTCAATCTCGCACAAGGCTTTTATGGCAAAAGTCTCAGCTTAATTGCAATTCCTGTCGATGGGTTAGATTTAGAGAAAGAGAGCTATACTCCCACTGAAGAAGCTTATTACTACAAAGGTACAGTTCCACAAACAGTTCTAATTGATGGTGATGGTAAAGTTAGCTTCGATCGCGAAGGTATTTTTGGTTTTGAAGAATTAGACACCGCAATTCGTGATTTGCTTAATTTACCTGATGCCCCTCCCGAACTGAAATTCCGTAAAACTGATAAAGTCATTAACGAGTTAAATCCCTAA
- a CDS encoding M16 family metallopeptidase: MPITCDRIAAKVSPQATFLKLGNGITLVHQEMSASAVVSVDVWVKAGATSDPASSLGMAHFLEHMIFKGTEAIAAGEFDLVIESEGGTSNAATSLDYAHYNFTVAASRFAIALPYLSQMLLEAKIDEQELEQERLVVLEELRQAMDDPDWIAYQHLMETAYGDHVYSRSVLGTEAVVSGITATQMREYHQTYYRPENMTVAIAGAVTREEAIKIVDAAFTRNTFSRNIPKNILSNISNGANPVQNLPTPTMRRDTISLPMVQHSRLNMAWMGTSVANLEDAIQLELVTMILTEGRSARLVRELLEESDLVQDIAGSFALQQEAALFTISAYLDAENLELVEHKIIQQVKDLQNHPIAEAELNKAKRSLCNQFIFALESPSQLANFLGYHSLLGCEELCTDWSNAYCKIIRKVKPSDLQNLVKKYLSLENYIVTCAVPA, translated from the coding sequence GTGCCAATTACCTGCGATCGCATAGCAGCAAAAGTCTCTCCCCAAGCTACTTTTCTAAAGTTGGGAAATGGAATTACCCTCGTGCATCAGGAGATGTCAGCATCCGCAGTTGTGAGCGTTGATGTGTGGGTAAAGGCAGGAGCAACAAGTGATCCCGCAAGCTCTCTAGGTATGGCACATTTCCTAGAGCATATGATTTTTAAGGGGACTGAGGCGATCGCGGCGGGCGAATTTGATCTGGTCATCGAGTCTGAAGGGGGGACTTCTAATGCGGCAACAAGTCTAGACTACGCCCATTACAACTTTACGGTAGCGGCTAGTCGCTTTGCGATCGCCTTGCCCTATCTCTCGCAAATGTTGCTAGAAGCAAAGATCGATGAGCAGGAGTTGGAGCAAGAGCGTTTAGTCGTACTTGAGGAATTGCGCCAAGCGATGGACGATCCTGACTGGATTGCCTATCAGCACCTCATGGAAACTGCCTATGGTGATCATGTTTATAGCCGTTCGGTCTTGGGTACTGAAGCAGTAGTTTCTGGGATCACCGCTACGCAAATGCGGGAATATCATCAGACCTACTATCGTCCCGAAAATATGACTGTGGCGATCGCAGGAGCCGTAACTCGTGAGGAAGCAATCAAAATTGTAGACGCAGCTTTTACTCGGAATACTTTTTCGCGCAATATTCCTAAAAATATTTTGAGCAACATCTCTAATGGTGCTAATCCTGTTCAAAATTTGCCAACACCAACCATGCGCCGTGACACAATTAGCCTGCCGATGGTGCAGCATAGCCGCTTGAATATGGCATGGATGGGTACAAGTGTTGCTAATTTAGAGGATGCAATTCAGCTTGAGTTGGTGACGATGATTTTGACCGAGGGGCGATCAGCGCGTTTAGTGCGGGAATTGCTAGAGGAGTCAGATTTGGTACAGGACATTGCTGGTAGCTTTGCATTGCAGCAAGAAGCTGCCCTATTTACCATTTCGGCATATTTAGATGCGGAAAATTTGGAATTGGTGGAGCATAAAATTATCCAACAGGTGAAAGATTTACAAAATCATCCGATCGCTGAGGCAGAACTTAATAAAGCTAAGCGATCGCTCTGCAATCAATTCATCTTTGCGTTGGAGTCACCAAGTCAGTTAGCTAATTTTTTGGGATATCACAGCTTGCTAGGTTGTGAGGAGCTATGTACGGATTGGTCAAATGCCTACTGTAAAATCATTCGCAAGGTAAAGCCATCGGATTTACAAAATCTAGTCAAAAAATATCTGTCCCTCGAAAATTACATCGTTACCTGTGCCGTTCCTGCCTAA
- a CDS encoding PepSY domain-containing protein, with product MKKINWRKIHRFIAPILFLPLLLTTITGVAYRLGRSWFDIPKGKGTLSETLLTIHQGGFLGEQLRPFYVLLDGLGLIALIVTGIIMMGLFGKRSRRQVDI from the coding sequence ATGAAGAAAATCAACTGGCGCAAAATCCATCGATTCATTGCTCCTATTTTATTCTTGCCACTTTTGCTAACCACTATTACAGGAGTTGCCTACAGATTGGGAAGAAGTTGGTTTGATATTCCTAAAGGGAAAGGGACATTATCAGAAACTTTACTAACAATTCATCAGGGAGGATTTTTAGGGGAACAGCTCAGACCCTTCTATGTTTTGCTTGATGGTCTAGGATTAATTGCGCTGATCGTAACGGGGATAATTATGATGGGACTTTTTGGAAAACGTTCTCGCCGCCAAGTCGATATTTAG
- a CDS encoding response regulator transcription factor, giving the protein MKILLVEDDERIAAALTEALTDYHYVVDVASDGDQGFTFVQTFPYELLILDVMLPKLDGIELCRKIRHNGYKMPVLMLTAKDTYHDKVQGLDVGADDYVVKPFDLNELLARIRALLRRGTTELTMFLECGNLQLNPNTYEVTYAGEALHLTPKEYRILELLLRHRDRTFSKSEIIDHLWSFTDPPNEETVKVHIRSLRQKLKHIGARQDLVETVYGLGYRIKY; this is encoded by the coding sequence ATGAAAATTTTGTTAGTTGAAGATGATGAGCGTATCGCCGCCGCACTAACAGAGGCATTAACTGACTATCATTATGTCGTAGATGTGGCATCAGATGGAGATCAAGGATTTACATTTGTGCAGACATTCCCATATGAGTTGCTAATTTTGGATGTAATGCTGCCCAAATTAGATGGCATTGAGCTATGTCGGAAGATTCGTCACAATGGTTATAAAATGCCAGTCTTGATGCTCACGGCAAAAGATACTTATCATGACAAAGTACAAGGACTTGACGTGGGAGCCGATGATTATGTAGTTAAGCCTTTTGATCTAAATGAGTTATTAGCAAGAATTAGAGCCTTATTACGAAGGGGGACTACCGAGTTAACGATGTTCTTAGAATGTGGAAATCTACAGCTTAATCCTAATACTTACGAAGTTACCTATGCAGGTGAAGCTTTACATTTAACACCGAAGGAATATCGAATTTTAGAGTTACTATTACGCCATCGCGATCGCACTTTTAGTAAGTCAGAAATCATCGATCATCTTTGGTCATTTACCGATCCACCTAACGAGGAAACAGTAAAAGTTCATATCCGCAGCTTAAGACAAAAATTAAAACATATAGGGGCAAGGCAAGACTTAGTTGAGACTGTATATGGTCTGGGATATCGCATTAAATATTAG